Proteins co-encoded in one Panulirus ornatus isolate Po-2019 chromosome 54, ASM3632096v1, whole genome shotgun sequence genomic window:
- the LOC139765360 gene encoding uncharacterized protein: MWTSTRLPLSNFSTSSHSLSTHHQQPLTLNPSPAATHSQLTTSSHSLSTHHQQPLTLNPPPAATHSQPTTSSHSLSTHHQQPLTLNPPPAATHSQPTTSSHLLSTHHQQPLTLNPSPAATHFQPITSSHSLSSHHQQPHTFNPPPAATHSQPTASSHSLSTHHQQPLTLNSPPAATHSQPTTSSQSLNPPPEATHSQPTTSSHSLSTHRQQPLTLIPPPAATHSQPTTSSHSLNPPPVATHSRPTTSSHSLSSHHQQPCTLNPPPAASHSTQHQQPFTLSPPPAATLSSHHQQPLTLNPPPAATHSQPTTSSHSLSTHHQQPLTLNPPPAATHSQPTTSSHSLSAPLPPHHHHHQPLTPNPPPAATHSQPTTSSHSLSTHHQQPLTLNPSPAATHSQLTTKSHSLSTHHQQPVTLNPPPAATYPQPTTSSHLLLTHHQQPLTLNPLPAATHSQPTTSSHSPSTHKHQTNLSLVNFSWTSWLLWEVR; the protein is encoded by the coding sequence ATGTGGACATCCACACGTCTGCCACTCTCCAACTtctccaccagcagccactcactctcaacccaccaccagcagccactcactctcaacccatcaccagcagccactcactctcaactcaccaccagcagccactcactctcaactcaccaccagcagccactcactctcaatccaccaccagcagccactcactctcaacccaccaccagcagccactcactctcaacccaccaccagcagccactcactctcaacccaccaccagcagccactcactctcaacccaccaccagcagccacttactctcaacccaccaccagcagccactcactctcaacccatcaccagcagccactcactttcaacccatcaccagcagccactcactctcatcccaccaccagcagccacacactttcaacccaccaccagcagccactcactctcaacccaccgccagcagccactcactctcaacccaccaccagcagccactcactcttaactcaccaccagcagccactcactctcagccCACCACTAGCAGCCAGtcactcaacccaccaccagaaGCCAcgcactctcaacccaccaccagcagccattcactctcaacccaccgccagcagccactcaccctcatcccaccaccagcagccactcactctcaacccaccaccagcagccactcactcaacccaccaccagtagCCACACACTCtcgacccaccaccagcagccactcactctcatcccaccaccagcagccatgcactctcaacccaccaccagcagccagtcACTCAACCCAACACCAGCAGCCATTCACTCTCAGCcccccaccagcagccactctctcatcccaccaccagcagccactcactctcaacccaccaccagcagccactcactctcaacccaccaccagcagccactcactctcaacccaccaccagcagccactcaccctcaacccaccaccagcagccactcactctcaacccaccaccagcagccactcactctcagcccccctccccccccaccaccaccatcaccagccactcacccccaacccaccaccagcagccactcactctcaacccaccaccagcagccactcactctcaacccaccaccagcagccactcactctcaacccatcaccagcagccactcactctcaactcaCCACCaagagccactcactctcaactcaCCACCAGCAACCAGTCACTCTCAACCCACCGCCAGCAGCCActtaccctcaacccaccaccagcagccacttactcttaacccaccaccagcagccactcactctcaacccactaccagcagccactcactctcaacccaccaccagcagccactcaccctcaacacacaAGCACCAAACCAATTTATCGTTGGTAAATTTCAGCTGGACATCTTGGCTACTgtgggaggttaggtga